One genomic window of Gossypium hirsutum isolate 1008001.06 chromosome D11, Gossypium_hirsutum_v2.1, whole genome shotgun sequence includes the following:
- the LOC107913360 gene encoding leucine-rich repeat receptor-like serine/threonine-protein kinase BAM1 — translation MKFLPLLVLFLLLRISHSSAARSVSEFRALLDAKSSITDDPQSYLSNWNESTSLCSFTGVTCDHTGRHVTSIDLSNFNLSGTLSPSFSYLRFLQNFSVAANQLSGPIPTELAALSALRYLNFSNNVFGGSFPSQLSQLKNLRVIDLYNNNMTGDLPVSVTELPNLRHLHLGGNFFSGQIPSSYGRWEHLEYLAVSGNELSGKIPPEIGNLTMLQQLYIGYYNSFEGGLPPEMGNLSELVRFDAANCMLSGEIPPEIGKLQKLDTLFLQVNALSGSLTPALGTLKSLKSMDLSNNMLTGEIPQSFADLKNLTLLNLFRNKLHGQIPEFIGELPELQVLQLWENNFTGSIPQTLGSNRKLQLLDLSSNKLTGNLPPDMCSGNTLQTLIALGNFLFGPIPEALGKCESLNRIRMGENFLNGSIPKGLFELPNLTQVELQNNYLTGEFSVTDSPISVNLGQISLSNNQLSGALPASIGNFSGVQKLLLDGNKFSGRIPAEIGKLQQLSKMDFSHNKLSGPVAPEISKCKLLTFVDLSRNELSGEIPTEITGLRILNYLNLSRNHLIGTLPSSIATMQSLTSVDFSYNNLSGLVPSTGQFSYFNYTSFLGNPQLCGPYLRPCKDGANGTDQTHVKGGLSASLKLLLVIGLLVCSILFAVAAIIKARSLKKARKSRAWKLTAFQRLDFTCDDVLDCLKEDSIIGKGGAGIVYKGLMPNGDQVAVKRLPAMSRGSSHDHGFNAEIQTLGRIRHRHIVRLLGFCSNHETNLLLYEYMPNGSLGEVLHGKKGGHLHWDTRYKIAVEAAKGLCYLHHDCSPLILHRDVKSNNILLDSDYEAHVADFGLAKFLQDSGTSECMSAIAGSYGYIAPEYAYTLKVDEKSDVYSFGVVLLELVSGRKPVGEFGDGVDIVQWVRKTTNSNKEGVLKILDPRLSSVPLHEVMHVFYVAMLCVEEQAVERPTMREVVQILTEVPKPPSSKQQQGDSAITESSPISQPTTLESPRDATTKEPKDQHTPPPDLLSI, via the exons ATGAAGTTTCTCCCCCTCCTCGTACTGTTTCTTCTCCTCCGCATTTCCCATTCCTCTGCCGCACGATCCGTCTCGGAGTTTCGCGCGCTTCTCGATGCTAAATCATCCATTACCGATGACCCTCAATCTTATCTATCCAACTGGAATGAAAGTACATCTCTTTGCTCTTTTACCGGTGTCACGTGCGACCATACCGGTCGTCACGTGACATCCATCGACCTTTCTAACTTCAACTTGTCCGGAACTCTTTCCCCGTCCTTTTCCTACCTCCGTTTCCTCCAAAACTTCTCCGTCGCAGCCAACCAGCTTTCCGGTCCAATCCCGACGGAACTCGCCGCCCTTTCCGCTCTCCGTTACCTCAACTTCTCCAACAATGTTTTCGGCGGTTCTTTCCCTTCCCAACTTTCCCAACTCAAAAACCTCCGAGTCATCGATTTATATAACAACAACATGACCGGGGACTTGCCGGTTTCCGTCACTGAGCTTCCCAATTTACGCCACCTGCATTTGGGAGGAAACTTTTTCAGCGGTCAGATCCCGTCAAGTTACGGCCGTTGGGAGCACCTTGAATATCTAGCCGTTTCAGGTAACGAACTTAGCGGTAAAATCCCACCCGAAATTGGTAACCTGACAATGTTACAGCAGTTGTACATTGGCTATTACAATAGTTTTGAAGGTGGCTTGCCCCCGGAGATGGGGAACTTATCAGAACTCGTTCGGTTCGACGCTGCTAACTGCATGTTATCCGGCGAAATACCACCAGAGATCGGCAAGTTACAGAAGCTCGACACTTTGTTTCTCCAAGTCAATGCACTTTCTGGTTCCTTAACTCCCGCGCTGGGAACCTTAAAAAGCTTGAAATCAATGGATTTATCGAACAATATGCTGACTGGAGAGATTCCACAGAGTTTCGCTGACCTCAAAAACTTGACTCTTCTGAATCTTTTCAGAAACAAACTTCACGGGCAGATTCCAGAGTTTATCGGTGAGTTGCCTGAGTTGCAGGTTTTACAGTTATGGGAAAATAACTTCACAGGAAGCATTCCTCAGACGTTGGGAAGTAATAGAAAGCTTCAGCTCCTAGACCTTTCGTCAAATAAGTTAACGGGGAATTTGCCGCCGGATATGTGTTCCGGCAACACGTTGCAAACTTTGATTGCTTTGGGGAATTTCTTGTTTGGTCCAATTCCAGAAGCGTTGGGGAAATGCGAGTCGCTCAATCGGATACGAATGGGGGAAAATTTTCTCAACGGATCAATTCCAAAAGGACTATTCGAATTACCAAACCTTACTCAAGTTGAATTGCAAAACAACTACTTAACCGGAGAGTTCTCGGTTACCGATTCTCCCATCTCGGTGAATCTTGGGCAAATTAGTTTATCGAACAATCAGCTTTCAGGGGCTTTACCGGCTAGTATCGGTAACTTTTCAGGTGTTCAGAAGCTTCTTCTTGACGGCAACAAGTTTTCGGGTCGAATCCCTGCTGAGATTGGGAAGTTACAACAACTTTCAAAGATGGATTTCAGCCATAACAAGCTTTCAGGTCCGGTGGCTCCTGAAATTAGCAAATGCAAGCTGTTAACATTTGTTGATCTTAGTCGAAACGAGCTCTCGGGTGAGATTCCGACTGAGATTACTGGTCTGAGGATATTAAACTACCTCAATCTGTCAAGAAATCATCTTATTGGTACCCTTCCTTCATCAATAGCTACAATGCAAAGTTTAACTTCAGTTGATTTCTCATACAACAATCTCTCTGGTTTGGTTCCGAGCACTGGTCAGTTTAGTTACTTTAACTACACCTCATTCTTGGGGAATCCTCAACTTTGCGGCCCGTATTTGAGGCCATGCAAGGATGGGGCTAATGGAACTGATCAAACTCATGTTAAAGGTGGACTGTCTGCTTCATTGAAGCTTTTGCTTGTTATTGGCTTGCTTGTCTGCTCCATCTTGTTTGCAGTCGCGGCTATAATCAAAGCAAGGTCCTTGAAAAAGGCGAGAAAGTCTCGAGCTTGGAAGTTAACTGCTTTTCAGCGCTTGGATTTCACTTGTGATGATGTGTTGGACTGTTTGAAGGAGGATAGTATCATCGGAAAAGGAGGTGCTGGGATTGTGTACAAGGGACTTATGCCTAATGGTGATCAGGTTGCGGTGAAAAGGTTACCCGCAATGAGCCGAGGGTCTTCTCATGATCATGGATTCAATGCTGAGATACAGACACTGGGGAGGATTAGGCACAGGCACATCGTGAGACTGTTGGGCTTTTGCTCAAACCATGAGACAAATCTTTTGTTGTATGAATATATGCCTAATGGAAGTTTAGGAGAGGTTCTTCATGGCAAGAAAGGGGGTCATTTGCACTGGGATACGAGGTATAAGATCGCGGTTGAGGCTGCTAAGGGGCTATGCTACCTTCATCATGATTGTTCCCCGTTGATACTCCATCGAGACGTGAAATCAAACAACATCCTCCTTGACTCTGATTATGAAGCACATGTTGCTGATTTTGGCCTTGCTAAATTTCTACAAGATTCGGGCACATCCGAATGCATGTCTGCTATAGCTGGTTCATATGGATACATCGCTCCAG AATATGCGTACACGCTGAAGGTGGATGAGAAGAGTGATGTGTATAGCTTTGGTGTAGTCCTCTTAGAACTTGTCAGTGGTAGAAAACCAGTGGGTGAATTTGGTGATGGTGTGGACATTGTTCAATGGGTTCGAAAAACAACCAATTCAAACAAGGAAGGGGTTCTCAAAATCCTTGACCCTAGACTGTCTTCGGTTCCCCTCCACGAGGTAATGCATGTATTCTACGTTGCGATGCTCTGCGTTGAAGAACAAGCTGTAGAGAGACCAACAATGAGAGAAGTGGTTCAAATTCTAACAGAGGTTCCTAAACCACCCAGCTCAAAGCAGCAGCAGGGAGACTCCGCAATCACTGAGTCCTCACCAATATCACAACCCACAACTCTAGAGTCTCCTAGAGATGCAACAACAAAGGAACCAAAAGACCAACACACTCCACCACCTGATCTTCTTAGCATTTAA